From the Musa acuminata AAA Group cultivar baxijiao chromosome BXJ3-7, Cavendish_Baxijiao_AAA, whole genome shotgun sequence genome, one window contains:
- the LOC135641986 gene encoding putative UDP-glucuronate:xylan alpha-glucuronosyltransferase 3 — MRVMFLPHGCQMKPVLPTSTPMKGPLSSSPISTDSRHRLASTEDDTGKTKAQKLKVVGGDDRKFLFPESSSGRKLSSLKLALFVLACCMVLTLAFSPITRKDQLLHSSSGSRFGDVARIWQTTLADPRYISRLDVDWGQVSSTLEDIDCAGDGNLRIGLLNFNLSEVRSWQQTLPPHAELSSVHLDHADTNLTWELLYPEWIDEEEESGVAPACPSLPQPRVKRGSESFQLVAVKLPCDRSGRWSRDVARLHLQLVAAKLAAASAALRVLLTDCLPLPNLFTCRDLVRHEGSLWLYKPDPATLEEKLRLPVGSCELAIPYEEKVRIYTEAGKREAYATILHSAEHYVCGAIAAAQSLRSSGSARDLVILVDETISRRDRGGLEAAGWKLRTIERIRNPKAKRDAYNEWNYSKFRLWQLTDYDKVVFIDADLLVLRNIDFLFAMPEVSAVGNNATLFNSGVMVVEPSDCTFRMLMDHVDEITSYNGGDQGYLNEIFTWWHRVPRNTNFLKHFWVGDTERRKAKKNGLMGADPPALYVLHYLGLKPWLCFRDYDCNWNLQSYRDFASDAAHATWWRVHDALPENLRGFCLLPTKTKAYLEHIRRQAEKAKYPDGHWKQNITDPRLGVCAEEFCSWESMLLHWGEANSPHDSAAAPPSS, encoded by the exons ATGAGAGTGATGTTTCTCCCACATGGATGCCAGATGAAACCTGTGTTGCCAACTTCAACACCCATGAAAGGCCCTCTTTCTTCGTCTCCCATTTCCACCGACTCCCGGCATCGGTTGGCATCCACAGA GGATGACACAGGCAAAACTAAAGCCCAAAAGCTGAAAGTTGTCGGAGGAGACGACCGCAAGTTCCTATTTCCAGAGAGCAGCTCCGGTCGCAAGCTTTCGTCTTTGAAGCTTGCTCTGTTCGTCCTCGCCTGTTGCATGGTTCTAACGCTTGCCTTCTCCCCCATAACTCGCAAAGATCAACTACTGCACTCAAGTTCAGG GTCTCGGTTTGGAGACGTAGCACGGATTTGGCAAACGACGCTCGCAGATCCTCGATATATCTCGCGTTTGGATGTTGATTGGGGCCAAGTATCAAGCACTCTCGAGGATATCGACTGTGCCGGAGATGGAAATCTCAGAATTGGCTTGCTAAATTTCAACTTGTCCGAGGTCAGATCTTGGCAGCAAACACTGCCGCCACATGCAGAGCTTTCCTCGGTGCATCTGGATCACGCTGACACAAACCTCACCTGGGAGCTTCTCTACCCCGAGTGGATCGACGAGGAAGAGGAGAGTGGAGTAGCGCCCGCTTGTCCCTCTCTTCCTCAGCCTCGCGTCAAGAGAGGGTCAGAAAGTTTCCAACTTGTCGCCGTCAAGCTGCCCTGTGACAGGTCAGGGCGCTGGTCCAGGGATGTCGCCAGGTTGCACCTGCAGCTTGTAGCAGCCAAACTGGCTGCTGCCTCTGCGGCACTCCGTGTCCTTCTCACCGATTGCCTCCCTCTTCCCAACCTCTTCACCTGCAGAGATCTCGTGAGGCACGAAGGGAGTCTTTGGCTGTACAAGCCTGATCCAGCGACACTGGAGGAGAAGCTTCGGCTTCCGGTTGGGTCATGCGAACTTGCAATCCCATATGAAGAGAAAG TGCGGATCTACACGGAGGCCGGGAAACGAGAAGCATATGCTACGATACTGCACTCGGCAGAGCACTACGTGTGCGGAGCGATCGCCGCAGCCCAAAGCCTTCGCTCGTCGGGATCTGCGagggatctcgtcatcctcgtggATGAAACGATCAGCCGACGCGATCGAGGCGGCCTGGAAGCTGCAGGGTGGAAGCTGAGAACCATCGAGAGGATACGCAACCCCAAGGCCAAGCGCGACGCCTACAACGAGTGGAACTACAGCAAGTTCCGGCTGTGGCAGCTCACCGACTACGACAAGGTGGTGTTCATCGACGCCGACCTGCTGGTGCTGAGGAACATCGACTTCCTCTTCGCGATGCCGGAGGTGAGCGCGGTGGGGAACAACGCCACCCTCTTCAACTCCGGCGTCATGGTGGTGGAGCCCTCCGACTGCACGTTCCGGATGCTGATGGATCACGTGGACGAGATCACCTCCTACAACGGCGGCGACCAGGGCTACCTGAACGAGATCTTCACGTGGTGGCACCGCGTGCCGAGGAACACGAACTTCCTGAAGCACTTCTGGGTCGGCGACACGGAGAGGAGGAAGGCGAAGAAGAACGGCTTGATGGGGGCGGATCCACCGGCTCTGTACGTGCTGCACTACCTGGGGCTGAAGCCGTGGCTGTGCTTCCGGGACTACGATTGCAACTGGAACCTGCAGTCGTACCGGGATTTCGCCAGCGACGCGGCCCATGCGACGTGGTGGAGAGTGCACGACGCGTTGCCGGAAAACCTTCGGGGGTTCTGTCTTCTGCCGACGAAGACGAAGGCGTACTTGGAGCACATCCGGAGGCAGGCGGAGAAGGCGAAGTACCCCGACGGGCACTGGAAGCAGAACATCACCGATCCAAGATTGGGTGTTTGCGCCGAGGAGTTCTGCTCTTGGGAGAGCATGCTGCTGCATTGGGGTGAGGCCAACTCGCCCCATGATTCTGCTGCAGCTCCGCCTAGCTCATAG
- the LOC135643304 gene encoding pentatricopeptide repeat-containing protein At3g29230-like: MLGHYGKATLTVFSSLYRAAGARILQFTQVPFSTIITVMQASFPGKMEQKMLQIIQKVKSLRELKQIHLQIIVHSLGENSFILAKLMDLSSAFHSLNYAMRIFQNARSRNVVVHNTMIKCFVEKGCQNEAFSACNKMRALGIPPNNFTFSFLLKACESLESLKWSKGVHCLILRFGFGCYIFVQNALLGTYARCTKDIDLARQLFDDMSERDVVSWNSIIGAYMERRDMARAMAIFELMPERNVVSWNSVITGLSRIGDMASARSVFDQMPTRNTISWNTLISGYVMSGDVSAAKSIFDQMEDKDVVSWTTMISAYTKIGDLECARKVFDEMPVKNVVSWNAMIAGYNENCRFNEALSMFQLMLLERRFPPDEATLTSVISACAHLGSLEHGNWIHSYIKKNNIHLTIALGNALIDMFAKCGDIKYSESVFKQMPRKCIITWTTMISGLAYNGQCRDALALFERMSMKGMEVDDVIFIAVLSACTHGGFVEEGQIIYKQMVEKYGIRPRMEHYGCMVDLLGRAGKLEKALKFIQNMPMEPNAVLWATLLSSCVSHGAQELVEFVSQKIVDLEPLSSCYQVLVSNSGAVEGKWDSVVNVRAMMRKEGIKKVPGCSSIQVGGEVHEFLVKDTRHKRRKEIYDALDGLTELMRQLGYTPFRGQLGLLYANADL, translated from the coding sequence ATGTTAGGGCATTATGGTAAAGCTACTCTTACCGTCTTCTCGAGCTTATATAGAGCAGCAGGTGCACGCATTCTCCAGTTTACCCAGGTACCCTTCTCAACTATAATAACTGTCATGCAAGCTTCATTTCCGGGGAAGATGGAGCAGAAGATGCTCCAAATAATCCAGAAGGTCAAAAGTTTGAGGGAGCTGAAGCAGATTCATCTCCAGATTATTGTACATTCTCTGGGAGAAAACAGTTTTATCCTTGCCAAGCTCATGGATCTCTCTTCAGCTTTCCACTCCCTAAACTATGCCATGCGGATCTTCCAGAATGCTCGAAGCCGGAATGTCGTTGTGCATAATACCATGATCAAATGCTTTGTCGAGAAAGGATGCCAGAATGAAGCCTTCTCCGCTTGCAACAAGATGAGGGCTTTGGGAATTCCACCGAACAACTTCACCTTCTCTTTCCTCCTGAAAGCCTGCGAATCCTTGGAGTCTTTGAAGTGGAGTAAAGGAGTTCATTGCCTAATTCTAAGATTTGGATTTGGGTGCTATATCTTTGTTCAGAATGCCCTCTTAGGTACTTACGCGAGATGTACCAAGGATATTGACTTGGCCCGTCAATTATTTGATGATATGTCTGAAAGGGATGTGGTTTCATGGAATTCGATCATTGGGGCGTACATGGAACGTAGGGACATGGCACGGGCTATGGCTATTTTTGAGTTGATGCCTGAGAGGAATGTTGTTTCTTGGAATTCAGTTATCACGGGTCTTTCTCGGATTGGAGACATGGCCTCAGCTCGATCGGTGTTTGACCAGATGCCAACGAGGAACACTATTTCGTGGAATACCTTGATCTCAGGATATGTGATGAGCGGTGATGTTTCGGCTGCAAAATCGATTTTTGATCAGATGGAAGACAAAGATGTGGTTTCTTGGACAACTATGATATCGGCTTATACCAAAATTGGTGATTTAGAATGTGCAAGGAAGGTCTTCGATGAAATGCCAGTGAAAAATGTGGTTTCATGGAATGCAATGATAGCGGGATACAATGAGAACTGTCGATTTAACGAGGCACTGAGCATGTTTCAATTGATGTTGCTAGAGAGGAGGTTTCCGCCAGATGAGGCTACCCTCACCAGTGTCATCTCAGCCTGTGCTCATTTGGGAAGTCTTGAGCATGGAAATTGGATCCACTCCTACATAAAGAAGAACAACATTCACCTAACAATTGCACTGGGAAATGCTcttattgatatgtttgcaaagtGTGGGGACATCAAGTATTCTGAGTCTGTGTTTAAACAGATGCCAAGAAAATGCATCATAACATGGACAACGATGATCTCAGGCTTAGCTTACAATGGGCAATGTAGAGATGCTTTGGCCCTTTTCGAGAGAATGAGCATGAAAGGAATGGAAGTTGATGATGTTATCTTCATTGCTGTTTTATCTGCATGCACTCATGGAGGCTTTGTTGAAGAAGGTCAGATCATATATAAACAAATGGTGGAAAAATATGGCATTCGGCCAAGAATGGAGCATTATGGATGCATGGTAGACCTCCTTGGCCGTGCAGGGAAGTTGGAAAAAGCACTCAAATTTATTCAGAACATGCCCATGGAGCCCAATGCTGTTTTATGGGCAACTTTGCTCAGTTCTTGCGTTTCTCATGGAGCTCAAGAGTTGGTAGAGTTTGTCAGTCAAAAAATTGTTGATTTAGAGCCACTGAGTTCTTGCTATCAGGTTCTGGTTTCAAACTCCGGTGCAGTAGAAGGAAAGTGGGACAGTGTTGTGAATGTTCGTGCAATGATGCGAAAGGAGGGAATAAAAAAAGTGCCTGGTTGTAGTTCAATCCAAGTGGGTGGAGAGGTCCATGAGTTCCTGGTCAAGGATACAAGGcacaagaggaggaaggagatctatgatgccttggatGGATTAACAGAGCTAATGAGACAATTAGGCTACACGCCTTTCAGAGGCCAACTTGGCTTATTGTATGCTAATGCAGACTTGTAG
- the LOC135585200 gene encoding transcription factor HEC3-like translates to MDNISNYSGSSSWDLEMMRMATQFQPHINSPCFAYARTEAEGKQEEEEEEALGAVKEMMYRIAAMQPVDVDPATIRKPRRRNVRISDDPQSVAARHRRERISERFRILQRLVPGGTKMDTATMLDEAIRYVKFLKRQVQQLQPTTAEARASSSSPSSSAMGPPPGLGFGAHVQGGHRPMH, encoded by the coding sequence ATGGATAACATCAGCAACTACTCCGGTAGCAGCTCTTGGGATCTCGAGATGATGCGCATGGCGACTCAGTTCCAACCCCACATCAATTCTCCATGCTTCGCTTACGCGCGCACGGAGGCGGAAGGGAagcaggaagaggaagaagaagaagctctgGGCGCCGTGAAGGAGATGATGTACCGGATCGCCGCCATGCAGCCGGTGGACGTCGACCCCGCCACCATCAGGAAGCCCAGGCGCCGCAACGTGCGCATCAGCGACGACCCGCAGAGCGTGGCCGCCCGGCACCGGCGCGAGCGGATCAGCGAGCGCTTCCGCATCCTGCAGCGCCTCGTCCCCGGCGGCACCAAGATGGACACCGCCACCATGCTCGACGAGGCCATTCGCTACGTCAAGTTCCTCAAGCGGCAGGTGCAGCAGCTGCAGCCCACGACGGCCGAGGCTCGCGCTTCCTCCTCGtcgccctcctcctccgccaTGGGACCTCCTCCGGGATTAGGATTTGGCGCCCATGTCCAGGGCGGCCACCGCCCCATGCACTAA
- the LOC103992627 gene encoding chitinase 2 isoform X3: MSTGEAQRSRLQTEIIVYNSCYLVLAVLKVEAMVSIKLLHLSLAAVLLFGCQSCDGKVMMEYIGATGNPVRLSDVPVDPNIDFHFILSFAIDADPSGAPQNGVFSPYWVSTLTPTAVRAMKADHPNAKFLASLSGWSLGDKVLRWYNPTDPSSWISNAFASLKSLAAEYHLDGIDIDYEVFPKNDTTFTFCIGELLTQLKEQGVITVATIAPYHDIAWRYAELFRRYGGVIDYVNYQFYTERVSRPSGYQEAFALRAKQFDATKLLPSYEVNGRGIQGDSFFDALRLLECKGFEVNGVMVFSADASSSNGYYYERKSQAFLLDNSTNCDARL; encoded by the exons ATGAGCACAGGTGAAGCTCAACGAAGCCGGCTGCAGACAGAAATAATAGTATATAACTCTTGCTATCTGGTTCTCGCCGTGCTCAAGGTTGAAGCCATGGTCAGCATCAAGCTCCTGCATCTTTCTCTAGCAGCAGTTCTCCTCTTCGGTTGCCAATCCTGCG ATGGGAAGGTGATGATGGAATATATAGGAGCCACCGGGAATCCAGTGAGGCTCTCCGACGTACCGGTCGATCCCAACATCGACTTCCACTTCATTCTGAGTTTTGCCATCGACGCCGACCCCTCCGGCGCCCCTCAGAACGGCGTCTTCTCCCCCTACTGGGTCTCCACCCTCACCCCAACTGCTGTCCGAGCCATGAAAGCCGACCACCCCAACGCCAAGTTCCTCGCGAGCCTCTCCGGTTGGTCCCTCGGCGACAAGGTCCTCCGGTGGTACAACCCGACCGACCCCTCGTCGTGGATCTCCAACGCCTTCGCCTCTCTCAAGTCACTCGCGGCCGAGTACCACCTCGACGGCATCGACATCGACTACGAGGTGTTCCCGAAGAATGACACAACCTTTACCTTCTGCATCGGGGAGCTGCTCACCCAGCTCAAGGAGCAGGGCGTGATCACCGTGGCCACCATCGCGCCCTACCACGACATCGCCTGGCGCTACGCCGAGCTCTTCCGGCGTTACGGCGGCGTCATCGACTACGTGAACTACCAGTTCTACACCGAGCGTGTGAGCCGGCCGAGCGGATACCAGGAGGCATTTGCGCTGCGGGCGAAGCAGTTCGACGCGACGAAGCTGCTGCCCAGTTACGAGGTGAACGGAAGAGGGATTCAGGGCGACTCGTTCTTCGACGCCCTACGGCTGCTCGAGTGCAAGGGATTCGAGGTGAACGGGGTGATGGTGTTCTCGGCGGATGCTTCCTCGTCCAACGGGTACTACTACGAGAGGAAATCTCAAGCCTTCTTGCTCGACAACAGCACCAATTGTGATGCTCGGCTCTGA
- the LOC135643305 gene encoding pentatricopeptide repeat-containing protein At3g21470-like produces MPPGHLYVRQLHVSLLSKATQDPLLWTQLFRDYLSHGFPKEALLIYTRNLPNRAHQRILPLVLKACTSLSFVALGQSLHAESVKYGIDHELLVGTSLVSMYCKCHRTTDARRMFEEMPEKNAVTFNAMMSGYSMVGEMGSALDLLDRMPGKTPVTWVVLIEGFARIGDTVAARRLFDQITDQLRTVPAWTVMVHGYIINGETDAARTLFDQMPCRNAFVWSSMITGYFKKGDAAEAQRLFDQIPVRNLVNWNALIAGYTQIGCCEKALEAFRRMRRDGFEPDEFTMASLLSACGQLGSLQHGREIHELINGRRIKMNYFVLNGLVDMYAKCGDVERARSIFNGMTKRNASCWNSMISGLASHGQSREALRLFAAMEESEEKPDAITFLVLLSACTHAGFVKEGLEIFAKMDKYGLAAGVEHYGCLIDLLGRAGRVAEAYDVIQKMPMAPNEVVWGALLGACKLHLETEVADKVIRHVGRLNSVAGCDAQYVILSNIYAASEKWQEAEKIRRAMQEHGIQKMPGCSSVVGGEDKRG; encoded by the coding sequence ATGCCGCCAGGCCACCTCTACGTGAGGCAGCTCCATGTCTCTCTTCTATCCAAAGCAACACAGGATCCACTGCTGTGGACTCAGCTGTTTAGAGATTACCTCTCTCATGGCTTTCCAAAGGAAGCTCTCCTCATATACACCCGAAATCTACCAAACAGAGCCCATCAACGTATCCTGCCTTTGGTCCTCAAGGCATGCACCTCACTCTCTTTCGTCGCGCTTGGACAATCTCTGCATGCGGAGTCGGTGAAGTATGGGATAGACCATGAGCTCCTGGTCGGGACCTCCTTGGTTTCCATGTACTGTAAATGCCATCGAACGACAGACGCTAGAAGGATGTTTGAGGAAATGCCGGAAAAGAATGCGGTGACCTTTAATGCGATGATGAGCGGATACTCCATGGTTGGTGAGATGGGCTCAGCTTTGGACCTCCTCGATCGGATGCCCGGAAAGACTCCGGTGACCTGGGTTGTTTTGATTGAAGGTTTCGCGAGAATCGGTGATACCGTTGCCGCGAGGCGCTTGTTCGACCAGATCACGGACCAGCTGAGGACGGTCCCGGCATGGACTGTTATGGTCCATGGCTATATTATTAACGGTGAGACGGATGCAGCGAGGACGTTGTTCGACCAAATGCCGTGCAGGAATGCCTTCGTGTGGTCATCGATGATCACAGGGTACTTCAAGAAGGGCGACGCTGCGGAGGCCCAGAGACTGTTCGATCAAATTCCCGTGCGGAACTTGGTGAATTGGAATGCGCTGATCGCGGGTTACACCCAGATTGGATGCTGCGAGAAGGCATTGGAAGCGTTCAGGCGGATGCGGAGGGATGGTTTCGAACCTGATGAGTTCACAATGGCTAGCTTGCTGTCAGCTTGCGGGCAGCTGGGTTCTCTGCAACATGGTAGAGAGATCCACGAGCTGATCAATGGGCGGAGAATCAAGATGAATTATTTCGTGCTGAATGGGCTGGTTGATATGTACGCAAAGTGCGGGGATGTCGAGCGAGCAAGGagcatattcaatgggatgaccAAAAGGAACGCCTCGTGCTGGAACTCCATGATTTCGGGCCTCGCTAGCCATGGTCAAAGCAGAGAAGCTCTCCGGCTTTTCGCGGCGATGGAGGAGTCGGAAGAGAAGCCCGACGCGATCACATTCCTCGTTCTTCTTTCCGCTTGCACGCACGCAGGATTTGTGAAGGAAGGGCTAGAGATCTTCGCGAAGATGGACAAGTACGGATTGGCCGCGGGAGTAGAGCACTACGGGTGTTTGATCGATCTGTTGGGGCGAGCGGGAAGGGTAGCGGAAGCTTATGACGTGATCCAGAAGATGCCGATGGCGCCGAACGAGGTGGTGTGGGGGGCATTGCTCGGAGCTTGCAAGCTGCATCTGGAGACCGAGGTGGCCGATAAGGTGATCCGCCATGTGGGTCGCTTGAACTCGGTTGCCGGATGCGATGCGCAGTACGTGATTCTATCGAACATTTATGCTGCTTCAGAGAAATGGCAAGAAGCAGAGAAGATAAGGAGGGCAATGCAGGAGCACGGAATCCAGAAGATGCCTGGTTGCAGTTCTGTTGTTGGCGGGGAAGACAAGAGGGGTTGA
- the LOC103992635 gene encoding dirigent protein 1-like, with translation MALSAQATFPVFLLLLLSAAIAFVDGSSVDPSGEKFTHVHFYFHETRSGPNTTVANYKNLTSTPSFAYIGVFDNYLREGTDPSSTLLGRAQGVGVFAMPDGRSGLLTATEFVFTAGKYNGSTLTMMGMYAAAGEVDRSIIGGSGRFRMARGYSLSKVISIDDLRLVAKFDLYVKHY, from the coding sequence ATGGCTCTCTCAGCTCAGGCCACCTTCCCCGTCTTCCTGCTATTGCTCCTCTCGGCAGCCATCGCCTTCGTGGACGGCTCCTCCGTGGATCCCTCCGGCGAGAAGTTCACCCACGTGCACTTCTACTTCCACGAGACGAGGAGCGGCCCCAACACGACGGTGGCCAACTACAAGAATTTGACGTCCACCCCCTCCTTCGCCTACATCGGCGTGTTCGACAACTACCTGAGGGAGGGGACCGACCCGAGCTCGACGCTGCTGGGCAGGGCGCAGGGGGTGGGCGTCTTCGCGATGCCCGACGGCCGGAGCGGCCTGCTCACCGCCACCGAATTCGTGTTCACGGCCGGGAAGTACAACGGGAGCACGCTCACCATGATGGGCATGTACGCGGCCGCCGGCGAGGTGGATCGCTCCATCATCGGAGGCAGCGGCCGGTTCCGGATGGCGAGGGGATACTCCCTCAGCAAGGTCATCAGCATCGATGACTTGCGGTTGGTGGCCAAGTTTGACCTTTACGTCAAGCATTATTGA
- the LOC135643306 gene encoding probable glucuronosyltransferase GUT1, with the protein MGSISRGRNLGPGAGAGALQVPCGRVHQIGALALIAATFLLTRAFDRLSCGLSYGGLASVASSAALFDRAGSLFWPDRGYGSRLDLKIYVYEEKEIDGLRELMRGRDGRISPDACVKGQWGTQVKIHQLLLKSRFRTIHKQEADFFFVPSYVKCVRMMGGLNDKEINKTYVKILSQMPYFRYSGGRDHIFVFPSGAGAHLFRSWATFLNRSIILTPEGDRTDKRDISAFNSWKDIIIPGNVDDGMTKFYGSNVVQPIPLSKRKHLANFLGRAQGKVGRLRLVELAKQYPDKLESPELQLTGPNKLGRTDYFNHLKNAKFCLAPRGESSWTLRFYESFFVECVPVILSDQVELPFQNVIDYTQISIKWPSTRISTQLLEYLETIPDEVIEAMIARGRQVRCLWVYAPETEPCSAMVGIMWELQRKVRRFHQSGETFWLHNGSVVNRDLVEFHDWRPPVPLP; encoded by the exons ATGGGAAGCATCAGCCGCGGCCGCAACCTCGGGCCGGGCGCCGGCGCCGGAGCACTACAGGTGCCGTGCGGACGGGTCCACCAGATCGGCGCGCTCGCCCTCATCGCCGCCACGTTTCTCCTCACCCGCGCCTTCGACCGTCTCTCCTGCGGCCTCTCCTATGGCGGTCTGGCCTCCGTGGCTTCCTCCGCGGCCCTCTTCGATCGGGCCGGCTCCCTCTTCTGGCCCGACCGGGGTTACGGCTCCCGCCTCGACCTCAAGATCTACGTCTACGAGGAGAAGGAGATCGATGGCCTCCGCGAGCTGATGCGCGGGAGGGACGGCCGGATCTCCCCCGACGCCTGCGTCAAGGGCCAGTGGGGAACGCAA GTCAAGATCCACCAACTGCTTCTCAAGTCAAGATTCCGGACAATTCACAAGCAGGAAGCCGATTTCTTCTTTGTTCCGTCGTATGTCAAATGTGTGAGAATGATGGGTGGTTTGAACGATAAAGAAATCAACAAGACATATGTAAAG ATTCTCAGTCAAATGCCATATTTTCGATACTCAGGAGGCCGCGATCACATATTTGTCTTTCCTAG TGGGGCTGGTGCTCACCTGTTTCGCTCTTGGGCAACATTCTTGAATAGGTCAATAATTCTAACTCCAGAG GGTGATCGCACCGATAAGCGTGACATTAGTGCTTTTAATTCTTGGAAGGATATTATCATTCCTGGAAATGTTGATGACGGAATGACCAAATTTTATGGCTCCAATGTGGTCCAACCTATTCCATTATCAAAGAGGAAGCACTTGGCGAACTTTTTAGGACGTGCCCAGGGTAAGGTTGGTCGCCTTCGATTGGTGGAACTTGCTAAACAATATCCTGATAAG CTGGAATCTCCAGAGTTGCAACTCACAGGGCCTAACAAGTTGGGAAGGACTGACTACTTCAATCACTTGAAGAATGCTAAGTTTTGCTTAGCTCCACGTGGCGAGTCATCATGGACACTTCGCTTTTACGAGTCATTCTTTgtg GAATGTGTCCCTGTCATCTTATCAGATCAAGTTGAGCTGCCTTTCCAAAATGTGATCGACTATACTCAGATATCCATCAAGTGGCCATCTACTCGGATTAGCACACAACTCTTGGAATACCTAGAGACGATACCAG ATGAAGTGATTGAAGCCATGATAGCTCGTGGGAGACAGGTGAGATGCCTATGGGTATATGCCCCAGAAACCGAGCCATGCTCCGCCATGGTAGGTATCATGTGGGAGCTTCAAAGAAAGGTGAGGCGTTTTCACCAGTCCGGAGAAACATTTTGGCTTCACAATGGCTCCGTCGTTAACAGAGACCTTGTTGAGTTCCATGATTGGAGGCCACCTGTTCCCCTCCCTTGA